A stretch of the Kushneria konosiri genome encodes the following:
- the yaaA gene encoding peroxide stress protein YaaA, protein MLSVLSPAKTLDFETPSNVTIASQPDYLDQSRQLIDILRDYSPHALSKLMGISDKLAGLNVARFEQWQTPFDQDNAKQAILAFQGDVYTGLEVSGWHEDDLEWAQSHLRILSGLYGMLRPLDLMQPYRLEMGTKLENPAGRDLYAFWRERLTQDLDQAVRESGGDWVLINLASNEYFGAIDRRRLGSDVITPVFKDAKNGQYKVISFYAKKARGMMSAWMVQQRIEKRDDLKAFDGGGYRFNAELSDQRSWVFTRETPQA, encoded by the coding sequence ATGCTGAGCGTGCTGTCCCCAGCCAAGACGCTGGATTTTGAAACGCCGTCCAACGTGACGATTGCCTCGCAACCGGATTATCTGGACCAGAGCCGGCAGTTGATCGACATTCTGCGCGACTATTCGCCGCACGCGCTGTCGAAGTTAATGGGCATCAGCGACAAGCTGGCCGGGCTCAACGTGGCCCGCTTCGAGCAGTGGCAGACACCGTTTGATCAGGACAACGCCAAACAGGCGATTCTGGCCTTTCAGGGCGACGTCTATACGGGCCTTGAGGTCTCAGGGTGGCATGAGGATGACCTTGAATGGGCGCAGTCGCACCTGCGGATTCTGTCAGGGCTCTACGGCATGCTCAGGCCGCTGGATCTGATGCAGCCCTATCGTCTGGAAATGGGGACGAAACTTGAAAACCCGGCCGGACGCGACCTTTACGCGTTCTGGCGCGAGCGACTGACACAGGATCTCGATCAGGCCGTGCGCGAGAGCGGCGGTGATTGGGTACTGATCAACCTGGCCTCCAACGAATATTTTGGCGCCATTGATCGCAGGCGTCTTGGCAGTGATGTCATCACGCCGGTGTTCAAGGATGCCAAAAACGGGCAGTACAAGGTCATCAGTTTTTATGCCAAGAAGGCGCGCGGCATGATGAGCGCCTGGATGGTGCAGCAAAGAATTGAAAAGCGCGATGATCTGAAAGCCTTTGACGGGGGCGGCTACCGGTTCAACGCGGAGCTTTCGGATCAGCGCAGCTGGGTATTTACCCGCGAGACGCCGCAAGCGTAA
- a CDS encoding Tim44 domain-containing protein, which translates to MRHLLITLLIGLMSFGLAVEHADAKRFGGGKSFGSYSRSASPSSSQATTPPRQAQQGTRAAGGGMSRFMGPLAGIMAGGLLASLFFGGAFDGIRFMDILLIALLGFIAWKVLAARRRATNTGAHDAHQQPQQRQAHDFGGTSSGTAGAMGGATMASEPDWFNREQFLSGAKEHFMDLQRAWDNNDFAKIQEFVTPELYNLLRKERAEQSANNQTEIVRLFAELGDVREYGQQAEATVLFHGVMKEDGQDNEFNETWHLIREVRDQSPWYIQGIEQNNV; encoded by the coding sequence ATGCGTCATCTATTGATTACCCTGCTCATCGGTCTGATGAGCTTTGGCCTGGCGGTCGAGCACGCCGACGCCAAGCGTTTCGGCGGCGGCAAGAGCTTTGGCAGCTACTCGCGCTCGGCCAGCCCAAGCAGCAGTCAGGCCACGACACCGCCACGGCAGGCCCAGCAGGGCACTCGTGCCGCCGGTGGTGGCATGTCGCGCTTCATGGGCCCGCTGGCAGGCATTATGGCCGGCGGCCTTCTGGCCTCGCTGTTTTTCGGCGGCGCCTTCGACGGTATCCGCTTCATGGATATCCTGCTGATCGCGCTTTTGGGCTTTATTGCCTGGAAGGTGCTGGCCGCACGGCGTCGAGCCACCAATACCGGTGCCCACGACGCGCATCAACAGCCTCAGCAGCGTCAGGCGCACGATTTTGGTGGCACCTCCAGCGGCACGGCTGGTGCCATGGGCGGCGCCACCATGGCCAGCGAGCCCGACTGGTTCAACCGCGAGCAGTTCCTGTCCGGTGCCAAGGAGCACTTCATGGATCTGCAGCGCGCCTGGGACAACAACGATTTCGCCAAAATCCAGGAGTTTGTCACGCCAGAGCTTTATAACCTGCTTCGCAAGGAGCGTGCCGAGCAAAGCGCCAACAACCAGACCGAGATCGTGCGTCTGTTTGCCGAGCTGGGAGATGTGCGTGAATACGGTCAGCAGGCCGAAGCGACCGTACTGTTCCACGGCGTCATGAAAGAGGATGGTCAGGACAACGAGTTCAACGAGACCTGGCATCTGATTCGTGAAGTGCGCGATCAGTCTCCCTGGTATATTCAGGGTATCGAACAGAACAACGTCTGA